From one Erythrobacter sp. HKB08 genomic stretch:
- a CDS encoding alkene reductase: protein MTDVLFQPLDLGAITARNRILMAPLTRGRSTQPGSIPNEMMATYYRQRAGSGLIISEATGISVEGLGWPAAPGIWSDEQVEGWKLTTKAVHEEGGAIVMQLWHMGRLVHPDFLGGEPPVSASATTAPGHAHTFEGRKDYEQARELPAEEIKRVVADYAHAAENAKKAGFDGVQLHGANGYLVDQFLRDSSNLRTDEYGGSPENRTRFLREVLEALIGVWGADRVSVRLSPNGETQGCDDSNPPATFGAAAAVVQDLGLGFLELREPGPDGTFGQTDVPKQSPMIREIYKGPLVLNSDYTAEEARADIEAGRCDAVSFGRPYISNPDLDVRIREGAEWAENKDVPRSWYGQGPEGYIDYPTLEENAA, encoded by the coding sequence ATGACCGATGTCCTATTCCAGCCGCTCGATCTGGGCGCCATCACCGCCCGCAACCGCATCCTCATGGCTCCGCTCACGCGCGGCCGTTCGACCCAGCCGGGTTCGATCCCGAACGAGATGATGGCGACCTATTATCGCCAGCGCGCGGGCTCCGGCCTCATCATCAGCGAGGCTACGGGCATCAGCGTCGAAGGTCTCGGCTGGCCGGCGGCGCCGGGCATCTGGAGCGACGAGCAGGTCGAAGGCTGGAAGCTGACGACCAAGGCCGTGCACGAAGAAGGCGGCGCGATCGTCATGCAGCTGTGGCACATGGGCCGCCTCGTGCACCCCGATTTCCTTGGCGGCGAACCGCCGGTCTCGGCCAGCGCGACGACCGCGCCGGGCCATGCCCATACGTTCGAAGGCCGCAAGGACTACGAACAGGCGCGCGAGCTTCCGGCCGAAGAGATCAAGCGCGTGGTCGCCGACTACGCCCATGCCGCAGAAAACGCGAAGAAGGCCGGGTTCGACGGCGTGCAGCTGCACGGCGCGAATGGCTACCTCGTCGACCAGTTCCTGCGCGACAGCTCCAACCTGCGCACCGACGAATACGGCGGCTCGCCCGAAAACCGCACCCGCTTCCTGCGCGAAGTGCTCGAAGCGCTGATCGGCGTCTGGGGCGCGGACCGCGTCAGCGTCCGCCTCTCGCCCAATGGCGAGACGCAAGGCTGCGACGACAGCAACCCGCCGGCGACCTTCGGTGCGGCGGCTGCCGTCGTGCAGGATCTCGGCCTCGGCTTCCTCGAACTGCGCGAACCTGGCCCGGACGGCACGTTCGGCCAGACCGACGTACCCAAGCAGAGCCCGATGATCCGCGAGATCTACAAGGGTCCGCTGGTGCTGAACAGCGACTACACCGCCGAGGAAGCGCGCGCCGATATCGAGGCGGGCCGCTGCGACGCAGTCAGCTTCGGTCGCCCTTACATCTCAAACCCCGACCTCGACGTTCGCATCCGCGAAGGGGCCGAATGGGCGGAGAACAAGGACGTGCCGCGCAGCTGGTACGGCCAGGGACCGGAAGGCTACATCGACTATCCGACGCTCGAGGAAAACGCGGCCTGA
- a CDS encoding glycerophosphoryl diester phosphodiesterase membrane domain-containing protein produces MREGNDAMKLDMGLAWNDAVAKLAANKEVVAVVAGVFFFLPYFALMLFLPAEMAALQSGSAQPEPEKLMEILKDFYLSYWWVFILIAVAQGIGTLGLMALLSDKSRPTLGQALAAGAKMFVPFFAAQLLIGFGLGLLVILPIALGAASGSVALAVILGLIAVVIAVYLYVKFSLTAPAFAIERTMNPIHALRSSWQATKGNSLMIFLFYLLLIIAYVVVSSVISMIFGLIFALMGTDVAMVGNGFVSSVMNAVYATIMAAIMVAIYLQLTGGSKEEVSETFE; encoded by the coding sequence ATGCGTGAGGGGAATGACGCGATGAAGCTCGACATGGGGCTCGCCTGGAACGATGCGGTTGCCAAGCTGGCAGCCAACAAGGAAGTGGTCGCAGTGGTCGCGGGGGTATTCTTCTTCCTGCCCTACTTCGCCCTCATGCTGTTCCTGCCGGCGGAAATGGCCGCGCTGCAAAGCGGCAGCGCGCAGCCGGAACCGGAAAAGCTGATGGAAATCCTCAAGGACTTCTACCTGTCCTACTGGTGGGTCTTCATCCTCATCGCGGTTGCGCAGGGGATCGGGACGCTCGGCCTGATGGCCTTGCTGTCCGACAAGAGCCGCCCGACGCTCGGGCAGGCGCTCGCAGCCGGCGCGAAAATGTTCGTGCCGTTCTTTGCCGCGCAGCTGCTGATCGGCTTCGGGCTCGGCCTGCTGGTCATCCTGCCGATCGCGCTCGGCGCGGCGAGTGGCTCGGTCGCTCTGGCGGTCATCCTCGGGCTGATCGCGGTGGTGATCGCGGTCTACCTCTATGTGAAGTTCTCGCTCACCGCCCCGGCGTTCGCGATCGAGCGGACGATGAACCCGATCCACGCGCTTCGCAGTTCGTGGCAGGCGACCAAGGGCAACAGCCTGATGATCTTCCTGTTCTACCTCCTGCTGATCATCGCCTACGTGGTCGTGAGCTCGGTCATCTCGATGATCTTCGGCCTGATCTTCGCGCTGATGGGGACCGATGTCGCGATGGTCGGCAACGGCTTCGTCTCGAGCGTCATGAACGCCGTCTATGCGACGATCATGGCCGCGATCATGGTCGCCATCTACCTGCAGCTTACCGGCGGCAGCAAAGAGGAAGTCAGCGAGACTTTCGAGTAA
- the arsC gene encoding arsenate reductase (glutaredoxin) (This arsenate reductase requires both glutathione and glutaredoxin to convert arsenate to arsenite, after which the efflux transporter formed by ArsA and ArsB can extrude the arsenite from the cell, providing resistance.) — MNATIWHNPKCGTSRKTLAILENLSKVDVEVVEYLKNPPSRDKLAQLFRDAGMTPQEGLRLRGTDAEERGLPDADADTVLDAMVADPILINRPLVETEKGARLCRPQDTVLEIL, encoded by the coding sequence ATGAACGCAACCATCTGGCACAACCCGAAATGCGGCACTTCGCGCAAGACGCTCGCGATCCTCGAGAACCTGTCCAAGGTCGACGTCGAGGTGGTCGAGTATCTCAAGAACCCGCCGAGCCGCGACAAGCTGGCGCAGCTGTTCAGGGATGCCGGGATGACGCCTCAGGAAGGCCTGCGCCTGCGCGGGACCGATGCGGAAGAGCGCGGCCTGCCGGATGCCGATGCCGACACGGTGCTCGATGCGATGGTGGCCGACCCGATCCTGATCAATCGCCCGTTGGTCGAAACCGAGAAGGGCGCACGACTATGCCGTCCGCAGGATACGGTGCTCGAAATCCTGTAA
- a CDS encoding class I SAM-dependent methyltransferase, with product MTRWFGQWGVFFRGFLEHPRMVGSIIPSSRFTIAKMLEPVKWDECKLFVEYGPGVGTFCYPVLEKMRGDASLIVIDTNPLYVDYLNRTIADSRFTAVLGSAENVEEIIRAHGHDHADYVLSGLPFSTLPEGVGPAIAEATHKVIRPGGAFLVYQFSAKARDYMAKHFSHIEQGFELWNVLPCKLFWGWKDEAA from the coding sequence ATGACTCGCTGGTTCGGCCAGTGGGGCGTGTTTTTCCGCGGTTTCCTCGAACATCCGCGCATGGTCGGGTCGATCATCCCGTCCTCTCGCTTCACCATCGCCAAGATGCTGGAGCCGGTGAAATGGGACGAATGCAAGCTGTTCGTCGAATACGGCCCGGGTGTCGGAACCTTCTGCTACCCGGTTCTGGAAAAGATGCGCGGCGATGCCTCGCTCATCGTGATCGATACCAATCCGCTCTACGTCGACTACCTCAACCGCACGATAGCCGACAGCCGCTTTACCGCGGTCCTCGGTTCGGCCGAGAATGTCGAAGAGATCATTCGCGCCCATGGTCACGACCATGCGGATTACGTGCTTTCGGGCCTGCCGTTCTCGACCCTCCCCGAAGGGGTCGGCCCGGCGATTGCCGAAGCGACCCACAAGGTGATCCGTCCGGGCGGCGCGTTTCTCGTCTACCAGTTCTCGGCCAAGGCGCGCGATTACATGGCTAAGCACTTCAGCCACATCGAACAGGGGTTCGAGCTGTGGAACGTGCTGCCGTGCAAGCTCTTCTGGGGCTGGAAGGACGAGGCGGCCTGA
- the lipB gene encoding lipoyl(octanoyl) transferase LipB codes for MSANSPFPAPEIRCESAQVPYREALAAMEERNQAIQTGEASELIWLLEHPPVYTAGTSSADDELLDPRFEVVEAGRGGRYTYHGPGQRVGYVLLNLGERNKDVRRFVHCIEGWVIDTLGDFGVRSWRAEGRVGIWTSDPQGREAKIGAIGVRVRRWVTMHGFSVNLAPDLSHFTGIVPCGIEEFGVTSLEQLGIECSNEQWDAALLARLDEFLEKVGEPCGARS; via the coding sequence ATGTCTGCGAATTCCCCATTCCCGGCCCCGGAAATCCGGTGCGAGAGCGCGCAGGTGCCTTATCGCGAGGCGCTGGCCGCGATGGAGGAGCGCAACCAGGCAATCCAGACGGGCGAAGCGAGCGAGCTGATCTGGCTGCTCGAACATCCGCCGGTCTATACCGCCGGGACCAGCTCGGCCGACGATGAACTGCTCGATCCGCGTTTCGAGGTGGTCGAGGCGGGGCGCGGCGGGCGCTATACCTATCACGGGCCGGGCCAGCGGGTCGGCTACGTCCTGCTCAACCTCGGCGAGCGCAATAAGGACGTGCGGCGCTTCGTCCATTGCATCGAAGGCTGGGTAATCGACACGCTCGGCGATTTCGGCGTGAGGAGCTGGCGGGCAGAGGGGCGCGTCGGCATCTGGACCAGCGATCCGCAGGGCCGCGAAGCGAAGATCGGTGCGATCGGCGTGCGTGTGCGCCGCTGGGTGACGATGCACGGCTTCTCGGTCAATCTCGCGCCCGACCTGTCGCACTTCACGGGGATCGTGCCCTGCGGGATCGAGGAATTCGGCGTGACCAGCCTCGAGCAACTGGGTATCGAATGCAGCAACGAACAATGGGACGCGGCTCTGCTGGCGCGTCTCGACGAATTTCTCGAGAAGGTAGGCGAGCCATGCGGAGCGCGAAGTTGA
- a CDS encoding TonB-dependent siderophore receptor has product MNRFAASLALSASAVALAVPGIASAETAGADADLDRDYLPGAIVVVGAKDGYKTDDGSTGTKTPTPLIEVPQTIAVITEDQLDDQAITQLGDALRYVPGVSLETGEGHRDEVFIRGQETTADFYLDGLRDDAQYYRSLYNVSRIEVLKGANALIFGRGGGGGVVNRVSKKADPLERFAEFDAMVDSFGAFALTADVNQPLGANVAGRIAATYEEFDNDRQEYEGRFIGISPTLTADLSPQTRLSLHYTYDDDWRVTDRGVPSFNGEPLRGFDTTFFGVPGFNEASAEVHIARARIDHEFSEALSANASVQYANYDKIYSNILPRGTDGVDVSLGGYRDFTKRENLIGQANLVWNVETGAIDHTILAGIEALDQSTNNGRFGIALSNDTVALQETILYPTVTVTGLSRERQSELSVLSGYIQDQIEIGDHVEFIAGLRWERFDLDTQDLVGTNDADRVDEMWSPRFGLVVKPTDRLSFYASYSESFLPQAGDQFLILGAGDADFEPEKFTNYEIGAKWLVKPDLFLTAALFRLDRTNTTAPDPANTGLTVQVGESRVEGFEASLVGEVLPGWEASLGYTYLDGEITTTSDFAAAGTRLQQLPKHQVSAWNHFDVTDRFGLGFGAIHQSQQFASFSGNVVLPDYWRVDVAAYYEVSDRVSLQLNVENLFDEDYYPSAHGDNNIQPGAPLSARVGVRISL; this is encoded by the coding sequence ATGAACCGATTCGCCGCCTCCCTAGCCCTTTCCGCAAGCGCTGTCGCGCTGGCTGTGCCGGGGATCGCTTCCGCCGAGACTGCCGGTGCCGACGCGGACCTCGACCGCGACTACCTGCCCGGGGCGATCGTCGTGGTCGGCGCGAAGGATGGCTACAAGACGGACGATGGCAGCACCGGCACCAAGACGCCGACCCCGCTGATCGAAGTGCCGCAGACCATCGCGGTCATCACCGAAGACCAGCTGGACGACCAGGCGATCACCCAACTCGGCGATGCTCTGCGCTATGTCCCGGGCGTCAGCCTCGAAACGGGCGAAGGCCACCGCGACGAAGTGTTCATCCGCGGCCAGGAAACCACCGCCGACTTCTATCTCGACGGCCTGCGCGACGATGCGCAGTATTACCGCTCGCTCTACAATGTCTCGCGTATCGAGGTGCTCAAGGGCGCGAACGCACTGATCTTCGGTCGCGGCGGCGGTGGCGGCGTGGTCAACCGCGTCAGCAAGAAGGCCGACCCGCTCGAGCGCTTCGCCGAATTCGATGCGATGGTCGACAGCTTCGGCGCCTTCGCCCTCACCGCCGACGTCAACCAGCCGCTCGGCGCGAATGTCGCGGGCCGTATCGCTGCGACCTACGAGGAATTCGACAACGACCGGCAGGAATACGAAGGCCGCTTCATCGGCATTTCGCCGACCCTCACCGCCGACCTTTCGCCCCAGACCCGCCTGTCGCTCCACTACACCTATGACGACGACTGGCGCGTAACCGATCGCGGCGTGCCGAGCTTCAACGGCGAGCCGCTGCGCGGCTTCGACACGACTTTCTTCGGGGTACCCGGCTTCAACGAAGCGAGCGCAGAGGTGCACATCGCCCGCGCCCGCATCGATCACGAATTCTCCGAAGCGCTGAGCGCCAATGCCTCGGTCCAGTATGCGAATTACGACAAGATCTATTCCAACATCCTGCCGCGCGGCACCGACGGTGTGGACGTATCGCTTGGCGGCTACCGCGACTTCACCAAGCGCGAGAACCTGATCGGCCAGGCGAACCTCGTCTGGAACGTCGAAACCGGAGCCATCGACCACACGATCCTCGCCGGGATCGAGGCGCTCGACCAGAGCACCAACAACGGCCGCTTCGGCATCGCGCTGAGCAACGACACGGTCGCTCTCCAGGAAACCATCCTCTACCCGACCGTGACCGTCACCGGCCTCTCGCGCGAGCGGCAGAGCGAACTGTCGGTGCTGTCCGGCTACATCCAGGACCAGATCGAGATCGGCGACCATGTCGAGTTCATCGCGGGCCTGCGCTGGGAACGTTTCGACCTCGACACGCAGGACCTCGTCGGCACCAATGACGCCGACCGCGTCGACGAGATGTGGAGCCCGCGCTTCGGCCTCGTCGTCAAGCCGACCGACCGCCTGTCGTTCTACGCCAGCTATTCGGAAAGCTTCCTGCCGCAGGCGGGCGACCAGTTCCTGATCCTCGGCGCAGGCGATGCCGATTTCGAGCCGGAGAAGTTCACCAATTACGAAATCGGCGCGAAGTGGCTGGTCAAGCCCGACCTGTTCCTGACCGCCGCGCTCTTCCGCCTCGACCGGACCAACACCACCGCGCCCGATCCGGCCAATACCGGCCTGACCGTGCAGGTCGGCGAGAGCCGGGTCGAAGGTTTCGAAGCGAGCCTGGTGGGCGAAGTTCTTCCCGGTTGGGAAGCGAGCCTCGGCTACACCTATCTCGACGGCGAGATCACCACGACGAGCGACTTCGCGGCTGCCGGCACCCGCCTGCAGCAGCTGCCGAAGCACCAGGTGAGCGCGTGGAACCACTTCGACGTGACCGACCGCTTCGGCCTCGGCTTCGGCGCGATCCACCAGTCGCAGCAGTTCGCGAGCTTCAGCGGCAATGTCGTGCTGCCGGACTACTGGCGCGTCGATGTCGCGGCTTACTACGAGGTCAGCGACCGCGTGAGCCTGCAGCTGAATGTCGAGAACCTGTTCGACGAGGATTACTATCCGAGCGCGCACGGCGACAACAACATCCAGCCGGGCGCCCCGCTGAGTGCCCGCGTCGGCGTGCGTATCTCGCTCTAG
- a CDS encoding (2Fe-2S)-binding protein: MPRMTVNGQPLEFEMDPDTPLLWALRDAANLTGTKYGCGTGDCGSCMVIVDGTALRSCLITIAEAEGRFVTTIEGLARDRSHPVQQAMVAEQAIQCGFCTPGIVMAAAALIARNAEPSEAEIRAAIPNLCRCGVYPRLVRAIQRAGRVARRQERISAAPAPGISAEDAAREVPAFRTPERAGSGDRED; the protein is encoded by the coding sequence ATGCCGCGCATGACGGTCAACGGGCAGCCGCTCGAATTCGAAATGGATCCGGATACCCCGCTGCTGTGGGCGCTGCGCGATGCGGCCAATCTCACCGGCACGAAATACGGCTGCGGGACCGGCGATTGCGGGTCCTGCATGGTGATCGTCGACGGGACGGCCTTGCGCAGCTGCCTCATCACCATTGCCGAGGCCGAGGGGCGCTTCGTCACCACGATCGAGGGGCTGGCGCGCGATCGTTCGCACCCGGTGCAGCAGGCCATGGTGGCCGAGCAGGCTATCCAGTGCGGCTTCTGTACGCCGGGCATCGTGATGGCGGCAGCCGCGCTCATCGCGCGCAATGCCGAGCCGAGCGAAGCGGAAATCCGCGCGGCGATCCCGAACCTGTGCCGCTGCGGCGTCTATCCACGCCTCGTGCGGGCAATCCAGCGGGCAGGGCGCGTCGCCCGCCGGCAGGAGCGCATCAGCGCCGCGCCAGCGCCGGGTATCAGCGCAGAGGACGCTGCGCGCGAAGTCCCCGCTTTCCGGACGCCGGAGCGAGCGGGTAGCGGGGACCGCGAAGACTAG
- a CDS encoding DMT family transporter, with amino-acid sequence MLAGNVALALGPWSVRLADSGPVSAAFWRLALALPFLALLAWGTGQKLGGIPRKTLMLVALGSVAFALDLSSWHIGIERTRLGNATLFGNAGSIVLLFWGFILARILPRGLDLLAIVSALAGAAILMGRSLEISTGTLIGDFFCLAAGLFYAVYLLTLQDARKEIGAWSLLVWVSIFACPVLLILATINGEPIWPTDWTPLIVLSFLSQLVGQGLLVFSLRHFPPLVIGLALLTQPAVAALYGYWIFGEVLLPLDIFGMMLLGGALVIARMGQARNPAPALAKD; translated from the coding sequence TTGCTGGCAGGAAATGTTGCGCTTGCGCTCGGTCCCTGGTCGGTGCGGCTGGCGGACAGCGGCCCGGTAAGCGCCGCCTTCTGGCGCCTGGCACTCGCGCTCCCGTTCCTCGCCCTGCTTGCATGGGGCACCGGGCAGAAGCTCGGCGGCATTCCGAGAAAGACGCTGATGCTGGTCGCGCTCGGCTCGGTCGCATTCGCGCTCGACCTGTCGAGCTGGCACATCGGGATCGAGCGCACCCGCCTCGGCAATGCGACGCTGTTCGGCAATGCGGGCAGCATCGTGCTGCTGTTCTGGGGTTTCATCCTCGCACGCATTTTGCCGCGCGGGCTCGACTTGCTGGCGATCGTCTCGGCGCTTGCAGGCGCTGCCATCCTGATGGGCCGCAGCCTGGAGATCAGCACCGGCACGCTGATCGGCGATTTCTTCTGCCTTGCAGCCGGATTGTTCTACGCGGTCTACCTGCTCACCCTGCAGGATGCGCGCAAGGAAATCGGCGCGTGGAGCTTGCTGGTGTGGGTGAGCATATTCGCCTGTCCCGTCCTGCTGATCCTCGCGACGATCAATGGCGAGCCGATCTGGCCGACCGACTGGACGCCGCTGATCGTGCTCTCGTTCCTCAGCCAGCTGGTCGGGCAGGGGCTGCTGGTCTTCTCCCTCAGGCACTTCCCGCCGCTGGTTATCGGCTTGGCGCTGCTCACGCAGCCGGCAGTCGCGGCGCTATACGGCTACTGGATCTTCGGCGAGGTGCTGCTGCCGCTCGATATCTTCGGGATGATGCTGCTCGGCGGCGCGCTGGTGATCGCGCGGATGGGACAGGCACGCAATCCGGCTCCTGCCCTCGCGAAGGACTAG
- a CDS encoding MFS transporter: MAESDPSTVQAPVQASPSGGERGISRGRMILLFIVMLVTAAGNTAMQSVMPSIGTALDVADWWISLAYTWSALLWVICAPIWARRSDKRGRKAMMALGLVGFIVSMGLCGLVLWFGLGGILTAMWTLILFAIFRALYGGFGSAAPPAVQAYVASRTSRAERTQSLSLIASSFGLGTVIGPALAPLLVFSSAPEGLVGPFLAFTGFGVAALVILRLRLPNDEPKFEAKGTTYDAPFGSGSASSHDDDDEDEEDDAANGGVPAKMGWWEPRLRPWVMAGLLGGHAHAMILGIAGFLVLDRLGLRETPAEGAGPVGIVLMSGAVATLLAQWGVIPRFDLGPRAATLSGVALAALGVVLFAVADDLHAIALGYAIASLGFGLFRPGFNAGASLAVKRSEQGEASGVVASVTGAAFVFAPALGVWLYGFSELLAFGMVIALCAAVLLHGWRSLQLDSETTRERRF; this comes from the coding sequence ATGGCTGAAAGCGATCCATCCACAGTCCAGGCACCGGTCCAGGCTTCCCCGTCGGGAGGAGAGCGCGGAATTTCGCGCGGGCGGATGATCCTGCTGTTCATCGTGATGCTGGTCACTGCGGCCGGCAACACGGCGATGCAGTCGGTCATGCCGTCGATCGGTACGGCGCTCGACGTGGCCGACTGGTGGATCAGCCTCGCCTACACCTGGTCGGCGCTGCTCTGGGTCATCTGCGCGCCGATCTGGGCGCGGCGATCGGACAAGCGCGGGCGCAAGGCGATGATGGCGCTCGGCCTCGTCGGCTTCATAGTTTCTATGGGGCTTTGCGGGCTGGTTCTGTGGTTCGGCCTTGGCGGCATCCTCACGGCCATGTGGACCCTTATCCTTTTCGCGATCTTCCGCGCGCTATACGGCGGCTTCGGCTCGGCTGCGCCGCCTGCGGTGCAGGCCTATGTCGCCTCGCGCACCTCACGTGCCGAGCGTACGCAGTCGCTCTCGCTGATTGCCTCGAGTTTCGGCCTCGGCACGGTAATCGGGCCTGCCCTCGCCCCGCTGCTGGTGTTTTCGAGCGCGCCGGAAGGGCTGGTCGGCCCATTCCTCGCCTTCACCGGCTTCGGTGTCGCCGCGCTGGTCATCCTGCGTCTGCGCCTCCCGAACGACGAGCCGAAGTTCGAAGCCAAGGGCACGACCTATGACGCGCCCTTCGGGTCGGGCTCCGCATCCTCGCATGACGATGACGACGAAGACGAGGAAGACGACGCGGCCAATGGCGGCGTGCCGGCCAAGATGGGCTGGTGGGAGCCGCGGCTTCGCCCGTGGGTCATGGCGGGCCTGCTCGGCGGGCATGCCCATGCGATGATCCTCGGCATCGCGGGCTTCCTCGTGCTCGATCGGCTCGGGCTGCGCGAAACGCCAGCCGAGGGCGCGGGCCCTGTGGGCATCGTGCTGATGAGCGGCGCGGTGGCGACGCTGCTCGCGCAATGGGGCGTGATCCCGCGTTTCGACCTGGGGCCGCGCGCGGCGACGCTATCGGGTGTCGCGCTGGCGGCGCTCGGCGTCGTGCTTTTCGCAGTGGCGGACGATTTGCATGCGATCGCGCTCGGCTATGCCATCGCCTCGCTCGGCTTCGGCCTGTTCCGGCCGGGCTTCAATGCCGGCGCATCGCTTGCCGTGAAGCGCAGCGAGCAGGGCGAGGCTTCGGGCGTCGTCGCCTCGGTCACCGGGGCGGCTTTCGTCTTCGCCCCCGCGCTCGGCGTGTGGCTCTACGGTTTTTCCGAGCTGCTCGCTTTCGGCATGGTCATCGCCCTGTGCGCAGCCGTGCTGCTGCATGGCTGGCGCTCGCTGCAGCTCGATAGCGAGACCACGCGCGAGCGCCGCTTCTAG
- a CDS encoding CoA ester lyase, which yields MRSWLFIEGDNASKLAKAPRVGADAVVVDVSSIAPGEESEQACSFLADWLKAHTDPLVSDKAFARWVRIKPLDLPLWREDLLAIMRGSPEGVILPKTTGTDQIRMLASELYEIEQKLGLKHNTTKIIPQVGETPRAALTLHELINDRQPRLSGFAWNAQNVARGLGAKRTKCDDGRWTDALSHVRAMTLMLARSIGVMGIDTPTENPKDAEQSLADARKAKRDGFTGIAASHPAQVAAINEAYSLSAAERAEAEALLGLFASKATPKAELAPIEEEPEEEPAAPSIRKLG from the coding sequence ATGAGATCGTGGCTATTCATCGAAGGCGATAACGCAAGCAAGCTGGCGAAGGCACCGCGCGTCGGTGCCGACGCTGTCGTTGTCGACGTATCCAGCATCGCGCCGGGCGAGGAAAGCGAGCAGGCGTGCAGCTTCCTCGCCGACTGGCTCAAGGCGCACACGGACCCGCTGGTGAGCGACAAGGCGTTCGCCCGCTGGGTGCGGATCAAGCCGCTCGACCTGCCGCTGTGGCGTGAGGACCTGCTGGCCATCATGCGCGGCTCGCCCGAGGGCGTGATCCTGCCCAAGACGACCGGCACGGACCAGATCCGCATGCTCGCGTCCGAGCTGTACGAGATCGAGCAGAAGCTGGGCCTCAAGCACAACACGACCAAGATCATTCCGCAGGTGGGCGAGACGCCGCGTGCGGCGCTGACGCTGCACGAGCTGATCAACGACCGCCAGCCGCGCCTGTCGGGCTTTGCCTGGAATGCGCAGAATGTCGCGCGCGGCCTCGGGGCCAAGCGGACCAAATGCGACGACGGGCGCTGGACCGATGCGCTGAGCCACGTGCGCGCGATGACGCTGATGCTCGCCCGGTCGATCGGGGTGATGGGCATCGACACGCCGACCGAAAACCCGAAGGACGCCGAGCAGAGCCTCGCCGATGCGCGCAAGGCCAAGCGCGACGGGTTCACCGGGATTGCCGCTTCGCACCCGGCACAGGTCGCCGCGATCAACGAAGCCTATTCGCTATCGGCCGCCGAACGCGCCGAAGCCGAAGCGCTGCTCGGCCTGTTCGCCAGCAAGGCGACACCCAAGGCGGAGCTTGCTCCGATTGAAGAGGAACCCGAAGAGGAACCGGCCGCGCCGTCGATCCGCAAGCTCGGCTAA